The genomic interval AAATATTGAAGAAATCTAAAGGGATAGAGCGAAACCCGGTATTTATGTGTGTCGGTCGACGAAGTCCTTGCCTTGTCCGGGCTGGACCCTGAAAATGGCGTCCGCACCACGCGGGGGGAGAGAATGCGCGGTCCACAGGATTACGGAGGGATGCCGGCAGGCCCGGTCGATCCCGAAAAGCACGAGCATGTCCCGACCCATTGGGAAAAGACGGTCGATGCGATGATGATGCTGCTGTTCGATCAGCGCCGTCGCCTGGCCCGCGTCGATGAATCGCGGCGCATGCAGGAAGCGCTTGGCGAGGATTATCACAAATATCCTTATTACGAGCGTTGGCTGCAGGCGATCTCCTGGTTGATGCTGGAGAAGGGCGTCTACACCCAGGAGGAACTCGAGGCGAAGCAGGCCGAGGTCCGTGCGCGTCTGGAGGCGGAAGGCCATGGATCCTAGGTTCCAGCCGGGCGACAAGGTCCAGGTGTTGCATCGCGACCAGCCGGGCCATGTACGAACGCCGATGTATGTGCGGGGCAAATCCGGCGTGATCGAACGCATCGTCGGTTCATTTCCCAACCCCGAACTGTTGGCGGTCGGCCATTCGGGGCTGCCCTACAAGATG from Alphaproteobacteria bacterium carries:
- a CDS encoding SH3-like domain-containing protein is translated as MDPRFQPGDKVQVLHRDQPGHVRTPMYVRGKSGVIERIVGSFPNPELLAVGHSGLPYKMLYRVNFRQGELWEDYDGAPDDTLEIEIYEHWLAPV